From Candidatus Omnitrophota bacterium, a single genomic window includes:
- a CDS encoding PilZ domain-containing protein, producing the protein MIREKRSYLRLPTGVRVTYRRLDDVRMESSVTKDISGGGIRIPVVDDLEVGCPLEVQLELPQEPAPTYALGKVVWVRQAENSARESAELEAGIALNAFDRGVVDRFTARWVEARD; encoded by the coding sequence ATGATTAGAGAGAAGAGAAGTTATCTGAGACTTCCGACCGGGGTCCGGGTGACTTACAGAAGACTGGATGACGTGCGTATGGAGTCCTCGGTGACTAAAGACATTAGCGGCGGTGGGATTCGTATTCCCGTGGTTGATGACCTTGAGGTGGGCTGTCCTTTGGAAGTGCAACTGGAGCTTCCTCAGGAGCCTGCCCCGACCTATGCCTTGGGTAAAGTGGTGTGGGTGCGGCAGGCTGAGAACTCTGCGCGGGAAAGCGCCGAACTCGAGGCAGGCATTGCCCTCAACGCCTTTGACCGGGGCGTGGTTGACCGGTTTACGGCCCGCTGGGTTGAGGCCAGAGACTAA